Proteins found in one Aquibium microcysteis genomic segment:
- a CDS encoding extracellular solute-binding protein, translating to MTDKLILNRRHLIATGAAALAAPFVIGRQSYAQGKGEIIQCNFGGGVANAFRKAYGELFTQETGIPFKIVEVPSTETAVMSNASAPIYNSSYHSYSGAMKLNKMGVTETLKLADFPALRDVPKNMLPMLDDEHISGIPIQFIFYGLCYNTDFSKKEDFTSWKALADPKWKGQVTVTKPVFASLYDVPWYAHMLTGDQKQLETGIQQYKAVSDNALTAYTSMAQNQQLLQRGDAVASAYYSSQVWTLKEEGATNVEVNIPQEGALMIPYVFVIPKNAPHMEAAFEFARFAGTAAPQERNFAASGYIPLNTTAKIDEDLLVQRLGYSREEIVAKTFNPDWAYIESTREDLIKKIEAALG from the coding sequence GTGACCGACAAGCTGATACTGAACCGCCGTCATCTGATCGCCACGGGTGCCGCCGCTCTCGCGGCGCCGTTCGTCATCGGCCGGCAGTCCTATGCCCAGGGCAAGGGCGAAATCATCCAGTGCAACTTCGGCGGCGGCGTGGCCAACGCCTTCCGCAAGGCCTATGGCGAACTCTTCACCCAGGAGACCGGCATCCCGTTCAAGATCGTCGAGGTGCCCTCCACCGAGACGGCCGTGATGTCGAACGCGTCGGCGCCGATCTACAATTCGTCCTATCACTCCTATTCCGGGGCGATGAAGCTCAACAAGATGGGCGTGACCGAGACGCTCAAGCTCGCGGACTTCCCGGCGCTCAGGGACGTGCCGAAGAACATGCTGCCGATGCTGGATGACGAGCACATCTCCGGCATCCCCATCCAGTTCATCTTCTATGGTCTCTGCTACAATACCGACTTCTCGAAGAAGGAGGACTTCACCTCGTGGAAGGCACTGGCCGACCCGAAGTGGAAGGGGCAGGTGACGGTGACCAAGCCGGTCTTCGCCTCGCTCTATGACGTGCCTTGGTACGCCCACATGCTCACCGGCGACCAGAAGCAGCTGGAGACCGGGATCCAGCAGTACAAGGCCGTCTCCGACAATGCCCTGACGGCCTACACCTCCATGGCGCAGAACCAGCAGTTGCTCCAGCGCGGCGATGCCGTCGCCTCCGCCTACTACTCCAGCCAGGTCTGGACGCTGAAGGAGGAGGGCGCCACCAACGTCGAGGTCAACATCCCGCAGGAAGGGGCCCTCATGATCCCCTACGTGTTCGTGATCCCGAAGAACGCTCCGCATATGGAAGCCGCTTTCGAGTTCGCGCGTTTCGCGGGCACCGCGGCTCCGCAGGAGCGGAACTTCGCGGCATCGGGCTACATCCCGCTGAACACGACCGCGAAGATCGACGAGGACCTCCTCGTGCAGCGCCTCGGCTACTCGCGCGAAGAGATCGTCGCCAAGACCTTCAATCCCGACTGGGCCTACATCGAGTCCACCCGCGAAGATCTCATCAAGAAGATCGAAGCGGCCCTGGGCTGA
- a CDS encoding flavin-dependent oxidoreductase, which translates to MSGPVVLIAGGGIGGLATALTLHQIGVRCIVFESVKALKPLGVGINIQPNAVRELEDLGIGTAELDRVGLPAREWALVGLNGNDVYSEPRGLEAGYAWPQYAVHRGRLQMLLFETVVERLGADAVRLDSRVTGYRNEPGGGVTAVVQHSDGSTNEETGALLVGADGIHSAVRAQMHPAQPPIHWGGAVMWRGTSLGKPIRSGASFVGLGTHRHRVVFYPISHPDPKTGLSVINWIAEVTQDASKGWQGGDWNKRVALEDFVHHFDGWTWDWLDVPAMLSGATDVFEYPMIDRDPVPTWRDGAVALMGDAAHAMYPTGSNGASQAIVDARVLGACLVEHGVTERALAAYDDRLCGPISAVILRNRGAGPFGLLNLVDERCGGAFDNIDDVIPAEERAAFMAGYKAAAGFAIEKLNAAPPTIAPGARVKETASA; encoded by the coding sequence ATGTCCGGACCAGTCGTCCTGATCGCCGGCGGCGGCATCGGCGGGCTTGCGACCGCGCTGACGCTGCACCAGATCGGCGTGCGCTGCATCGTCTTCGAGAGCGTGAAGGCGCTGAAGCCGCTCGGTGTCGGCATCAACATCCAGCCCAACGCGGTGCGCGAACTGGAAGACCTCGGCATCGGCACGGCCGAACTCGACCGCGTCGGCCTGCCGGCGCGCGAATGGGCGCTGGTGGGGCTGAACGGCAACGACGTCTATTCCGAGCCGCGCGGTCTCGAGGCCGGCTATGCCTGGCCGCAATATGCCGTGCATCGCGGACGCCTGCAGATGCTGCTGTTCGAGACGGTGGTGGAACGCCTCGGCGCCGATGCGGTGCGGCTCGACAGCCGCGTCACCGGATATCGCAACGAGCCCGGCGGCGGGGTCACCGCCGTCGTTCAGCATTCGGACGGGTCGACGAACGAGGAGACCGGCGCGCTGCTCGTCGGCGCCGACGGCATCCACTCCGCGGTGCGCGCGCAGATGCATCCGGCCCAGCCGCCGATCCACTGGGGCGGCGCGGTGATGTGGCGTGGCACGAGCCTCGGCAAGCCGATCCGCTCCGGTGCCTCCTTCGTCGGCCTCGGCACGCACCGGCACCGCGTCGTCTTCTACCCGATCTCGCATCCCGACCCGAAGACCGGCCTGTCGGTGATCAACTGGATCGCCGAGGTGACACAGGACGCCTCGAAAGGCTGGCAGGGCGGCGACTGGAACAAGCGCGTGGCGCTCGAGGACTTCGTCCACCATTTCGACGGCTGGACCTGGGACTGGCTCGACGTGCCCGCAATGCTGTCGGGGGCGACCGACGTCTTCGAATATCCGATGATCGACCGCGACCCCGTGCCGACCTGGCGCGACGGCGCGGTGGCGCTGATGGGCGATGCCGCGCACGCCATGTATCCGACCGGCTCGAACGGCGCGAGCCAGGCGATCGTCGACGCGCGCGTGCTCGGTGCCTGCCTGGTCGAGCACGGCGTGACGGAAAGGGCGCTCGCCGCCTATGACGATAGGCTCTGCGGGCCGATCTCGGCCGTCATCCTGCGCAACCGCGGCGCCGGCCCCTTCGGCCTGCTCAACCTCGTCGACGAACGCTGCGGCGGCGCCTTCGACAACATCGACGACGTCATTCCCGCCGAGGAGCGCGCCGCCTTCATGGCCGGCTACAAGGCCGCCGCCGGCTTCGCCATCGAGAAGCTCAACGCCGCACCGCCCACCATCGCGCCCGGCGCGCGGGTGAAGGAGACGGCGTCGGCCTGA
- a CDS encoding ABC transporter permease has protein sequence MSFGRASLLLLLPCIGLLIGLLTGVGTLVQQAFTGVEGSSVANVADFLGRPEAMRVFWYTHRIALEVTAICLLIAYPLAVFMALRPKVIYLVLILMPLMVSIVVRTYGWVVILGPRGLVNTALRAAGIIDRPLPLMFNDGGVIVGLVHIFIPFAVLAILAVYVKIEKTLLEAAMVLGASPLKVFLRVVLPLSLPGVATAASIVYLLSLGAIVTPLLLGGQQQNMLGTMIYNQMLVYYNFPAASAAAILLTGSAAIAVIPFQLVDRWATRKLPSRRT, from the coding sequence ATGAGCTTTGGTAGGGCCTCCCTGCTGCTGCTGCTGCCCTGTATCGGCTTGCTGATCGGCCTGCTGACCGGTGTCGGCACGCTGGTGCAGCAGGCCTTCACCGGGGTGGAGGGATCCTCCGTCGCGAACGTGGCGGACTTCCTGGGCAGGCCCGAGGCCATGCGGGTCTTCTGGTATACCCACCGCATCGCGCTCGAAGTGACGGCGATCTGTCTCCTCATCGCCTATCCGCTCGCCGTGTTCATGGCACTGCGGCCGAAGGTGATCTACCTCGTGCTGATCCTGATGCCGTTGATGGTGTCGATCGTGGTGCGCACCTATGGCTGGGTGGTGATCCTGGGGCCGCGTGGCCTCGTCAACACCGCGCTCAGGGCGGCCGGGATCATCGACAGGCCTCTGCCGCTGATGTTCAACGACGGGGGCGTGATCGTGGGACTCGTCCACATCTTCATCCCCTTTGCGGTCCTGGCGATCCTCGCGGTCTACGTGAAGATCGAGAAGACCCTGCTCGAGGCCGCGATGGTGCTTGGGGCTTCGCCGCTGAAAGTGTTCCTTCGCGTGGTTCTGCCGCTGTCGCTTCCCGGCGTCGCCACCGCGGCCAGCATCGTCTACCTTCTCTCCCTGGGCGCCATCGTCACGCCGCTCCTGCTCGGCGGGCAGCAGCAGAACATGCTGGGAACGATGATCTACAACCAGATGCTGGTCTACTACAATTTCCCCGCGGCTTCGGCTGCGGCGATCCTTCTGACCGGCTCGGCGGCGATCGCCGTCATCCCCTTCCAGCTGGTCGATCGGTGGGCCACGCGGAAACTGCCGAGCCGGCGGACCTGA
- a CDS encoding ABC transporter ATP-binding protein: MPLGQVQVEAAVKRYGNVEAVRGVDLHILGGEFLTLLGPSGCGKTTILRMVAGFEDPTSGRILIDGRDVTRVPTYRRPIGMVMQNLALFPHMDVSENVMFGLLLRKEDRAAARRKAGDALAMVGLAGYEERLIHQLSGGQKQRVALARSLVTQPSVLLLDEPLSALDLKLRQQMQEELKRIQKQVGTTFIFVTHDQEEAMSMSDRIAVVNHGLIEQLGSPRDVYDTPASLFVANFVGETNVFPGRVSDASGGTARVSIDEVGQVVTARGAGFQSGDRVDVMFRPDYLHLARPGAADGLVGTVTDRTFIGSGTRYLVSAAGRDVKVRTRHGPQEPGFAPGEAVQITFEDGGCVALPAA; the protein is encoded by the coding sequence ATGCCCTTGGGTCAAGTCCAGGTAGAAGCCGCCGTCAAACGATACGGCAACGTCGAGGCTGTTCGAGGCGTCGACCTGCATATTCTCGGTGGAGAGTTTCTCACGCTGCTCGGTCCGTCGGGCTGCGGCAAGACCACCATCCTGCGGATGGTCGCGGGTTTCGAGGACCCCACGTCGGGGCGGATCCTGATCGACGGGCGCGACGTCACCAGGGTGCCGACCTACCGGCGTCCGATCGGCATGGTGATGCAGAACCTCGCGCTGTTCCCGCACATGGACGTCAGCGAGAACGTGATGTTCGGCCTTCTGCTTCGCAAGGAGGACCGCGCCGCCGCACGGCGCAAGGCTGGGGATGCGCTCGCGATGGTCGGCCTGGCCGGCTACGAGGAGAGGCTGATTCACCAGCTGTCGGGCGGGCAGAAGCAGCGCGTCGCACTCGCCCGGTCCCTGGTCACGCAGCCGTCCGTCCTTCTGCTCGACGAGCCGCTCTCTGCTCTCGACCTGAAGCTTCGCCAGCAGATGCAGGAGGAGCTCAAGCGCATCCAGAAGCAGGTCGGCACCACATTCATCTTCGTTACGCACGACCAGGAAGAGGCGATGAGCATGTCCGATCGGATCGCCGTGGTGAACCACGGACTGATCGAGCAACTCGGGTCGCCCCGGGATGTCTACGACACGCCCGCTTCGCTCTTCGTCGCCAACTTCGTCGGTGAGACGAACGTCTTTCCCGGTCGGGTCAGCGACGCGAGCGGCGGGACGGCCCGGGTGAGCATCGATGAGGTGGGGCAGGTGGTCACTGCCCGCGGCGCCGGCTTCCAGTCCGGCGACAGGGTCGACGTGATGTTCCGTCCGGATTACCTGCACCTCGCTCGTCCCGGCGCTGCCGACGGCCTTGTCGGGACCGTGACCGATCGAACGTTCATAGGCAGCGGAACGCGCTACCTCGTTTCTGCGGCCGGGCGCGACGTCAAGGTCCGCACCCGGCACGGCCCGCAGGAGCCCGGGTTCGCCCCGGGAGAGGCCGTGCAGATCACCTTCGAGGACGGCGGCTGCGTTGCGCTGCCCGCTGCCTGA
- a CDS encoding aldehyde dehydrogenase family protein: MNMIERRQFYIDGAWVDPVDGRDVQVIDPCTEMPCAVISMAGPADVDRAVAAAKAALPAWMVTPPGERIAAVERFLRAYEARIEDVARAVSLEMGAPIDLARRAQAPLAIKHIKGFLAAARDFAFEAPLSPQDDGTRIIHEAAGVCALITPWNWPLNQISLKTIAALLAGCTMVLKPSEESPLSALLWAECIDAAGLPKGVFNLINGDGAGAGTMLSRHPDVDMVSFTGSTRAGIAISKAAADTLKRVHLELGGKGANLIFADAEPGAVERGVRQMMNNTGQSCNAPSRMLVQRDVYPEAVRIAAEVAGRLTVGPSSAEGPHLGPVVNRAQWNRIQGLIRTGIAEGARLVAGGVGLPDDVEKGYYVRPTVFADANNAMTIAREEIFGPVLTIIPFDTEEEAIAIANDTSFGLSNYVQTADPDRARRVARALRSGMVELNGTPRGPGAPFGGMKQSGNGREAGVWGLQDFLEVKAVGGWSA, from the coding sequence ATGAACATGATCGAGCGTCGCCAGTTCTACATCGATGGCGCCTGGGTGGATCCCGTCGACGGCCGGGACGTCCAGGTGATCGACCCTTGCACCGAAATGCCCTGTGCGGTCATATCGATGGCGGGACCCGCGGATGTCGACCGGGCCGTGGCTGCCGCCAAGGCGGCGCTGCCTGCATGGATGGTCACGCCTCCTGGCGAGCGCATCGCTGCCGTGGAGCGGTTTCTAAGGGCCTACGAGGCTCGGATCGAGGACGTGGCCCGAGCGGTGTCCCTGGAAATGGGCGCGCCGATCGATCTGGCGCGCCGCGCTCAAGCTCCTCTCGCGATCAAGCATATCAAGGGGTTTCTTGCGGCCGCGCGCGATTTCGCATTCGAAGCGCCGCTCTCTCCGCAGGATGACGGGACCCGTATCATCCACGAGGCGGCCGGGGTCTGTGCACTGATCACCCCGTGGAACTGGCCTCTGAACCAGATCTCGCTGAAGACGATCGCCGCCCTGCTCGCGGGCTGCACGATGGTGCTCAAGCCCTCGGAGGAGAGTCCCCTCAGCGCACTGCTCTGGGCCGAATGCATCGACGCGGCGGGGCTCCCAAAAGGGGTCTTCAACCTCATCAACGGTGACGGTGCAGGGGCGGGGACGATGCTCAGCCGCCATCCGGACGTGGACATGGTCAGCTTCACCGGCTCGACCCGTGCGGGCATCGCGATATCCAAGGCGGCTGCGGACACGCTGAAGCGCGTTCACCTCGAACTGGGCGGCAAGGGTGCCAATCTGATCTTCGCCGACGCCGAGCCGGGCGCCGTCGAGCGCGGTGTCCGCCAGATGATGAACAACACCGGCCAGTCCTGCAATGCGCCGAGCCGCATGCTGGTGCAGAGAGACGTGTATCCAGAAGCCGTCCGGATCGCGGCAGAGGTCGCCGGACGCCTCACGGTGGGGCCGTCGTCAGCCGAGGGCCCACATCTCGGTCCCGTCGTGAATCGCGCCCAGTGGAACAGGATCCAGGGTCTCATTCGCACCGGAATCGCCGAGGGTGCCCGTCTCGTCGCCGGTGGGGTCGGCCTGCCGGACGACGTCGAGAAGGGCTACTACGTGCGGCCCACCGTCTTCGCCGATGCGAACAACGCCATGACGATCGCGCGCGAGGAGATATTCGGTCCCGTTCTGACGATCATTCCCTTCGATACCGAGGAGGAGGCGATCGCCATCGCCAACGACACGTCCTTCGGCCTTTCGAACTATGTCCAGACGGCAGATCCCGACCGCGCCCGGCGCGTCGCCCGGGCCCTGCGCTCCGGCATGGTGGAACTGAACGGCACCCCCCGAGGCCCCGGCGCGCCCTTCGGCGGCATGAAGCAGTCGGGCAACGGTCGCGAGGCCGGTGTCTGGGGGCTGCAGGATTTCCTGGAGGTGAAGGCGGTCGGCGGCTGGAGCGCCTGA
- a CDS encoding NAD(P)/FAD-dependent oxidoreductase, producing the protein MLIDRVRTRGGQACPDSLYAHQLVPPPRVPLDDDLQVDVAVVGAGFTGLSAALALAGTGIDCAVLEANAPGWGASGRNGGQINPGLKHAPTRVRADLGERAMRMSQNAADTVFELVEEHGISCDIRRGGTIRAAVDRGTLADLHALARDARAEGVDYRMLSREEAAAVTGSTRYTGGLRDPKGGQLNPLKYVLGIAAAAERAGARIYCDTPVHGIGESGGRWTLSTPQGTVVARAVMIATNGYSGPLVPRLARSLLPVYSAILASKPLPPALRACIAAGGESVFEAGAITTYYRVDSAGRLIFGGRGAMADRSGPGAFPSLAAQAERLWPGIGAVGWEYGWNGRLALTADHYPHVHRLGPAGFACLGYNGRGVAMATVMGQEVARMLASTLSGAAHVPAFPVSPIRPIALQPAWPMGVAPSLALAKARQWLRDRRV; encoded by the coding sequence ATGCTGATCGATCGCGTCAGGACGCGAGGCGGGCAGGCCTGTCCGGACAGCCTCTATGCCCATCAGCTGGTCCCGCCGCCGCGAGTCCCGCTGGACGACGATCTGCAGGTCGACGTCGCCGTCGTCGGTGCAGGCTTCACGGGCCTGTCGGCCGCCCTGGCTCTGGCCGGCACGGGCATCGACTGCGCGGTGCTCGAAGCCAATGCGCCGGGGTGGGGTGCGTCCGGCCGCAATGGAGGCCAGATCAATCCCGGGCTGAAGCATGCGCCGACAAGAGTGCGGGCGGATCTGGGCGAACGCGCGATGCGGATGTCGCAGAACGCTGCGGATACGGTGTTCGAACTCGTCGAAGAGCATGGCATTTCCTGCGACATCCGCAGGGGCGGCACGATTCGCGCGGCGGTCGATCGGGGCACTTTGGCCGATCTGCATGCTCTCGCGCGCGATGCGCGGGCAGAGGGCGTGGACTATCGGATGCTCTCGCGCGAGGAAGCCGCCGCCGTGACCGGAAGCACGCGCTACACCGGTGGGCTTCGCGATCCGAAGGGCGGCCAGCTCAACCCGCTGAAATATGTTCTCGGGATCGCTGCCGCAGCCGAGCGTGCCGGCGCGCGGATCTACTGCGACACCCCCGTTCACGGTATCGGGGAGAGCGGCGGTCGCTGGACGCTTTCGACGCCGCAGGGCACCGTCGTCGCCCGGGCGGTCATGATCGCCACCAATGGATACTCCGGACCCCTGGTGCCCCGGCTCGCCCGTTCGCTGCTTCCGGTCTACAGCGCCATCCTTGCGTCGAAGCCTTTGCCGCCGGCCCTGCGCGCGTGCATCGCGGCGGGCGGGGAATCGGTCTTCGAGGCGGGCGCGATCACCACCTATTATCGGGTCGACAGCGCAGGGAGACTGATCTTCGGCGGTCGAGGCGCGATGGCGGACCGGAGCGGTCCCGGCGCATTCCCCTCGCTCGCCGCGCAGGCCGAAAGGCTCTGGCCGGGAATAGGGGCGGTCGGCTGGGAATATGGCTGGAACGGGCGGCTCGCCCTGACTGCCGATCACTACCCGCACGTGCATCGGCTGGGGCCGGCGGGCTTCGCCTGTCTCGGCTACAATGGTCGCGGCGTCGCCATGGCCACGGTGATGGGACAGGAAGTGGCCCGGATGCTGGCCTCGACGCTGAGCGGCGCGGCGCATGTGCCGGCCTTTCCCGTCAGCCCGATCCGGCCGATCGCGTTGCAGCCCGCATGGCCGATGGGCGTCGCCCCATCGCTCGCTCTGGCGAAGGCGCGGCAGTGGTTGCGCGACCGGCGCGTCTGA
- a CDS encoding TetR/AcrR family transcriptional regulator, with amino-acid sequence MEKAGANLGLRDRQRLRRHRAIVFAAADLFTAKGFAETTMEDIAGLAEVSPPTIYNYFRSKSDILLGLLEISKEMMDEALDRIIEDPRGDPIDVICEFVRIDLQDGFDYRQKNVWRMISAAALEAQDERRAAYIEAQSIFTRKLERLLRQMQLRGHVDRDVDALTAAQLLNAITRDCFRLYMIIEDMSIEDMHARLRLQVELVWRGFLRS; translated from the coding sequence ATGGAAAAGGCGGGCGCAAATCTGGGACTGCGCGACCGGCAGCGGCTGCGCCGACACAGGGCGATCGTTTTCGCCGCCGCCGATCTGTTCACCGCGAAGGGCTTCGCGGAAACGACGATGGAGGATATCGCGGGCCTGGCAGAAGTCTCGCCGCCGACGATCTACAATTACTTCCGATCGAAGAGCGACATCCTCCTCGGGCTTCTCGAGATCAGCAAGGAGATGATGGACGAGGCCCTCGACCGCATCATCGAAGACCCCAGGGGCGATCCGATCGACGTCATATGCGAATTCGTCCGCATCGATCTGCAGGACGGCTTCGACTACCGTCAGAAGAACGTCTGGCGCATGATCTCGGCCGCCGCGCTCGAAGCACAGGACGAACGCCGCGCAGCCTATATCGAGGCCCAGTCGATCTTCACGCGCAAGCTCGAGCGGCTCCTCCGGCAGATGCAACTGCGCGGCCACGTCGATCGCGACGTCGATGCGCTGACGGCCGCGCAGCTGCTGAACGCCATCACCCGCGACTGTTTCCGCCTCTACATGATCATCGAGGACATGAGCATCGAGGACATGCACGCGCGGCTTCGCCTGCAGGTCGAACTGGTCTGGCGCGGCTTTCTCCGCAGCTAG
- a CDS encoding alpha/beta hydrolase: MAGDDDRRFPLHPDMMVLVNARRPTPPGQSVQAQRESWNAYAARLAEPHPDTLDVTDSTVPGMEGDVPVRIYRPKAAAAVTPCMIYLHGGGYMLGDLDSSDSIAWGFAVETGATVISVDYRLTPEHPWPAGFDDCWSVLVWAAEQGASIGIDPDRLVVGGDSAGGRFAASLCQKAKLAGGPKIRAQAVIYANAGPIPDAGSMVDFATGFGLTAARTTEFGELLFPGGPWLDDPVAFPVLADDLTGLPPTLVHMAEYDPIRDAGRAYAARLVLAGNDVTVRTARGMIHGFMRARFTGAQAAAEFRFICDFLARHMV; the protein is encoded by the coding sequence ATGGCCGGTGACGACGATCGGAGATTCCCCCTTCATCCGGACATGATGGTTCTGGTGAATGCGCGCCGTCCGACGCCGCCCGGTCAGAGCGTGCAGGCCCAGCGCGAAAGCTGGAATGCCTATGCGGCCCGACTGGCCGAGCCACATCCCGACACGCTCGACGTCACGGACTCCACCGTGCCGGGCATGGAGGGGGACGTGCCGGTCCGCATCTACCGCCCGAAAGCGGCAGCCGCAGTGACGCCCTGCATGATCTACCTGCATGGAGGCGGCTACATGCTCGGCGATCTCGACAGTTCGGATTCGATCGCCTGGGGTTTCGCGGTGGAGACCGGCGCGACGGTGATCAGCGTCGACTATCGCCTGACGCCCGAACACCCCTGGCCGGCCGGCTTCGACGATTGCTGGTCGGTGCTGGTCTGGGCGGCGGAACAGGGAGCATCGATTGGCATCGACCCCGACCGCCTCGTGGTCGGGGGCGACAGTGCGGGCGGGCGTTTCGCCGCCTCCCTCTGCCAGAAGGCGAAGCTCGCGGGCGGTCCGAAGATCCGCGCCCAGGCCGTGATCTACGCCAATGCGGGGCCGATCCCCGATGCGGGATCGATGGTGGACTTCGCGACGGGTTTCGGTCTGACCGCAGCCCGCACCACGGAGTTCGGCGAGCTTCTGTTTCCAGGCGGCCCGTGGCTCGACGATCCCGTCGCCTTCCCCGTGCTGGCCGACGATCTGACGGGCCTTCCACCCACCCTGGTCCACATGGCGGAATACGACCCGATCCGCGACGCGGGGCGGGCCTATGCCGCCAGACTGGTTCTTGCCGGAAACGACGTCACCGTGCGGACCGCGCGGGGGATGATCCATGGCTTCATGCGGGCACGTTTCACGGGAGCGCAGGCGGCAGCCGAATTCAGGTTCATCTGCGACTTCCTCGCCCGCCACATGGTCTAG
- a CDS encoding ABC transporter permease, protein MKPAQAVLTAFAAAAFAFILAPILVVVVASVTPRGYLEFPPQGLSLRWYVEVLTSWAWGRAFLVSVALATVAATATTFVCFLAALVTTRRRVPGKNLLEFLIQLPLLLPHAALAMALFSLILVLGLRGSFPGLAVAHLILVMPFVYAPIVNGLRQHDLSVEEAAATLGADPITVFRKITLPMIRPALVSAFLFSFIVSFDEVTVSVFLIGVDMTTLPVKILSDIQASASPAIAAVSTLLMGLTLAMVYIINRLIGIRLFVENRA, encoded by the coding sequence ATGAAACCCGCACAAGCCGTGCTCACCGCCTTCGCCGCCGCGGCATTCGCTTTCATCCTGGCGCCTATCCTGGTCGTGGTCGTCGCCTCCGTCACGCCGCGGGGATATCTCGAGTTCCCGCCGCAGGGTCTGTCGCTGCGGTGGTATGTCGAGGTGCTGACCTCCTGGGCCTGGGGCCGCGCCTTCCTCGTCAGCGTCGCGCTGGCCACCGTGGCCGCCACGGCGACGACCTTCGTGTGTTTCCTCGCCGCCCTCGTCACGACGCGTCGCAGGGTTCCGGGCAAGAACCTGCTCGAGTTCCTGATCCAGCTGCCGCTCCTGCTGCCGCACGCGGCCCTGGCCATGGCTCTGTTCTCGCTCATCCTCGTTCTCGGCCTGCGGGGCAGCTTCCCAGGGCTTGCCGTCGCCCACCTCATCCTGGTCATGCCGTTCGTCTACGCTCCGATCGTGAACGGACTGCGCCAGCACGACCTCTCGGTCGAGGAGGCTGCGGCGACGCTCGGGGCCGATCCGATCACCGTCTTCCGCAAGATCACGCTGCCGATGATCCGGCCGGCGCTCGTCAGCGCATTCCTCTTCAGCTTCATCGTCTCGTTCGACGAAGTAACGGTCTCGGTCTTCCTGATCGGGGTCGACATGACCACGCTTCCCGTCAAGATCCTCTCCGACATCCAGGCCTCGGCCAGCCCGGCCATCGCCGCCGTCTCGACCCTCCTGATGGGGCTCACGCTGGCGATGGTCTACATCATCAACCGGCTCATCGGCATCCGTCTCTTCGTCGAGAACCGCGCCTGA
- a CDS encoding alcohol dehydrogenase catalytic domain-containing protein, which yields MKAWLNHDHGAALRCEEVPDPDPGSEGLVIQVSHCGLCHSDLHRWRGISNMGSRGVVQRPRPENPVAMGHEIVGEIVGMGTAVTGRRLGEKVIVYPWFGCGRCRACLSGADNMCREPTRSLGFGNHGGFAERVAVPHERYAVPLGDLSPEQAAPLACAGLTVRCAIRKIEPFDPTEAIVTIGTGGVGLTAISVLHALGHRNVIALDRDPSRAAVAVAAGAARFIATPEGTTSADLIEALGGKVDTVLDFVNSSQTATLAFDLLGKGGQMVQVGLYGGELSVPLPLITGASLTVRGSITGTLDDLRDVVRMARNGQLPAIPVSVLPKSALNDAIHRLENGQVKGRIVLVAEGGDLAA from the coding sequence ATGAAAGCCTGGCTCAACCATGACCACGGCGCTGCCCTGCGTTGCGAGGAGGTGCCTGACCCCGATCCCGGCTCCGAAGGGCTGGTCATCCAGGTCAGCCATTGCGGTCTGTGCCATTCCGACCTCCACCGCTGGCGCGGCATATCCAACATGGGCAGCCGCGGCGTCGTTCAGCGCCCCCGCCCCGAGAACCCGGTGGCGATGGGCCATGAGATCGTCGGCGAGATCGTCGGCATGGGCACGGCCGTAACCGGGCGCAGGCTCGGCGAGAAGGTCATCGTCTATCCCTGGTTCGGCTGCGGCAGGTGCAGGGCCTGCCTGTCCGGGGCGGACAACATGTGCCGCGAGCCCACGCGCAGCCTGGGCTTCGGGAACCACGGCGGCTTCGCCGAGCGGGTCGCGGTTCCGCATGAACGCTATGCCGTGCCTCTCGGGGACCTGTCGCCCGAACAGGCGGCTCCACTGGCATGCGCCGGGCTGACCGTCCGCTGCGCCATCCGCAAGATCGAGCCTTTCGACCCGACCGAGGCGATCGTCACGATCGGGACGGGCGGGGTCGGCCTGACCGCCATTTCGGTGCTGCATGCGCTCGGCCATCGCAATGTCATCGCGCTGGATCGGGATCCGAGCCGGGCCGCCGTCGCCGTCGCCGCCGGCGCAGCGCGGTTCATCGCAACACCGGAAGGCACGACGTCGGCAGACCTTATCGAGGCGCTCGGCGGAAAGGTCGACACCGTCCTCGATTTCGTCAACAGTTCGCAAACCGCGACGCTCGCCTTCGATCTTCTCGGGAAAGGCGGGCAAATGGTCCAGGTCGGACTCTACGGCGGCGAGTTGAGTGTGCCACTGCCGCTCATCACGGGTGCGTCACTCACGGTTCGTGGAAGCATCACCGGCACGCTCGACGACCTGCGCGACGTGGTCCGCATGGCGCGGAACGGACAGCTTCCCGCGATCCCTGTTTCCGTGCTTCCGAAGAGCGCGTTGAACGATGCCATTCATCGCCTTGAGAACGGGCAGGTCAAGGGCCGCATCGTGCTGGTCGCCGAGGGCGGGGACCTGGCGGCCTGA